One region of Streptomyces rishiriensis genomic DNA includes:
- the hpf gene encoding ribosome hibernation-promoting factor, HPF/YfiA family yields the protein MDIVVKGRKTEVPERFRKHVADKLNLEKIQKLDGKVISLDVEVSKEPNPRQADRCDRVEITLRSRGPVIRAEAAASDAYAALDLAAEKLDAQLRKQHDKRYTRRGARRIPAAEVPDYVPGVATLNGNGRPVPADESESVPTKRIGSLEVQGDGPLVVREKTHVAAPMTLDQALYEMELVGHDFYLFVDSETKQPSVVYRRHAYDYGVIYLDTDPMVAQAHAPEAGGALGG from the coding sequence GTGGACATCGTCGTCAAGGGCCGCAAGACCGAGGTGCCCGAGCGGTTCCGCAAGCACGTGGCCGACAAGCTGAACCTGGAGAAGATCCAGAAGCTCGACGGCAAGGTGATCAGCCTCGACGTGGAGGTGTCCAAGGAGCCCAACCCCCGACAGGCCGACCGGTGCGACCGGGTGGAGATCACCCTCCGGTCCCGCGGCCCTGTGATCCGGGCGGAGGCGGCGGCCAGCGACGCGTACGCGGCACTCGACCTGGCGGCGGAGAAGCTGGATGCCCAGCTGCGCAAGCAGCACGACAAGCGTTACACACGCCGCGGCGCCCGCAGGATCCCCGCGGCGGAGGTTCCCGACTACGTCCCGGGTGTGGCGACGCTCAACGGCAACGGCCGTCCCGTCCCCGCCGACGAGTCGGAGAGTGTGCCGACCAAGCGGATCGGCTCGCTCGAGGTGCAGGGCGACGGCCCCCTCGTGGTGCGCGAGAAGACCCACGTCGCCGCTCCGATGACCCTCGACCAGGCCCTCTACGAGATGGAACTGGTCGGACACGACTTCTATCTGTTCGTCGACTCCGAGACCAAGCAGCCCAGCGTCGTCTACCGGCGTCACGCCTACGACTACGGCGTGATCTACCTCGACACCGACCCGATGGTGGCCCAGGCGCACGCGCCCGAGGCCGGCGGTGCGTTGGGTGGCTGA